Below is a genomic region from Phycobacter azelaicus.
GGTCCTGCACAGCCGTGCCCGCCATCACTTGCATGAACCCGTCACACAGGAAATCGGTGGCCTGACGATAAAGCAGCTCAAGCCTCTCTACCGCCTTTGCAGGATCGGTGAATGTTTCGGGCTGAGGGTGTTCAGGAAGGCGGATTGTCGTCATTGAATAGGCTCTAATACAGGAATTTTCTGGAACGTACGGACGTCCACCAGCCCAAGATCCGAGATCCTGAGCTCCGGGATCACCACAAGCGCCAATAGCGAATGCTGCATATAGGCGTTGTTCAGCTTGCAGCCGGAGGCTTCCATCGCCTCGACCAGTTTTTGCGCCTTGGCGGCGACCTCGGTGGCGGGGCGGTTCGACATCAGGCCCGCGATGGGCAGTTCGACCAGCGCCAGTTCCTCTCCGTCCCGAAACAAGGTCACGCCACCGCCCACCTCGGCCAATCGATTGGCCGCCAGTGCCATCTGCTCCCTGTCGGTGCCGACAACGATCATATGGTGGCTGTCATGGGCCACGGTTGAGGCCATGGCCACAGGTCCCTCGTACCCAAACCCGGAAACAAAGGCATTGGTGACACCGCCCGTGGCACGGTGACGTTCGACCAGGGCGATTTGGCAGACCTCGCCGGTGCCTTCGACCAAGCCGTCCACGACCGGAAGCTCAGCCTTGAGCGCCTTGGTCGGGGCCTGGTTTTCCACCACCCCGATCACATTGGCCGTAACCGAATTTGCACCCTCGGGCGCTTTCAGTTCGAAGTCGGCTGCCGTCAGGGTATGGCCCAGATGCACCGTCCCGGTCGCGCTGTCCGGCCAGTCAAAATGCGGGCATTCCACCAATACAGAGCCATTTTCGGCCACGATTTGCCCCCGTGCAATCACCAGTTCGATAGGCAGCGTCCGCAGGTCGGACGTCAGGATCACATCGGCGCGGCGACCGGGGGTGATGGATCCCAGTTCCCGCTCCAGCCCGAAATGGGTTGCCGTGTTGATCGTCGCCATCTGCAGGGCCACCACTGGATCGCAGCCACAGTCAATCGCATGGCGCACCACCCGGTTCATATGGCCATCATGCACCAGCGTTCCCGAGTGGCAATCATCGGTGCACAGGATGAAATTGCGCGGATCGAGCCCCTTTTCGGTGATCGCGGTGATCTGCGCTTCGACGTCGTACCAGGCGGAGCCAAGCCGCACCATGGCACGCATGCCCTGGCGCATCCGGGCGATGGCATCCGCTTCGCAGGTGCCTTCGTGATCATCCGCCGGGCCGCCTGCCACATAGGCGGCGAAGTCGGGACCGAGATCAGGCGAGGCATAGTGACCGCCCACCGTCTTTCCGGCGCGCTGGGTGGCGGCGATCTCTGCCAGCATCTTAGGGTCCGCATTGGCAACGCCGGGGAAGTTCATCATCTCGCCCAGACCGATGATACCTGGCCATGCCATCGCTTCGGCGACATCCTCGGGCGAGATTTCATAGCCCGTGGTTTCCAGTCCGGGCGCCGAAGGGGCGCAACTGGGCATCTGGGTGAAGATATTGACCGGCTGCATCAGTGCCTCGTCATGCATCATCCGCACGCCTTCGAGGCCCAGCACATTGGCGATCTCATGCGGGTCGGTGAACATGGTGGTGGTACCATGGGGGATGACCGCCCGAGCAAATTCCGCCGGGGTCAGCATGCCGCTTTCGATATGCATATGCGCATCGCACAGGCCGGGGATCATGTAGCGGCCATTTGACTCGATCACGTTTGTGTCCGGCCCGGTGCAGTAGGAGGCATCGGGGCCGACATAGGCAATCCGGCCCGCAACGATGGCAATGTCGTGATCG
It encodes:
- the ade gene encoding adenine deaminase — its product is MTQTAFPTWPDSAPKLIDVAAGRAPADMVIRQGKWVNVHTREVLDDHDIAIVAGRIAYVGPDASYCTGPDTNVIESNGRYMIPGLCDAHMHIESGMLTPAEFARAVIPHGTTTMFTDPHEIANVLGLEGVRMMHDEALMQPVNIFTQMPSCAPSAPGLETTGYEISPEDVAEAMAWPGIIGLGEMMNFPGVANADPKMLAEIAATQRAGKTVGGHYASPDLGPDFAAYVAGGPADDHEGTCEADAIARMRQGMRAMVRLGSAWYDVEAQITAITEKGLDPRNFILCTDDCHSGTLVHDGHMNRVVRHAIDCGCDPVVALQMATINTATHFGLERELGSITPGRRADVILTSDLRTLPIELVIARGQIVAENGSVLVECPHFDWPDSATGTVHLGHTLTAADFELKAPEGANSVTANVIGVVENQAPTKALKAELPVVDGLVEGTGEVCQIALVERHRATGGVTNAFVSGFGYEGPVAMASTVAHDSHHMIVVGTDREQMALAANRLAEVGGGVTLFRDGEELALVELPIAGLMSNRPATEVAAKAQKLVEAMEASGCKLNNAYMQHSLLALVVIPELRISDLGLVDVRTFQKIPVLEPIQ